A genomic window from Ananas comosus cultivar F153 linkage group 22, ASM154086v1, whole genome shotgun sequence includes:
- the LOC109727510 gene encoding putative pentatricopeptide repeat-containing protein At1g68930 codes for TNYYAALLLRTGVSPSHAHLLKRLHCRVLKALSPFPSPFLPNALISAYARALSPAYARRVFDQIPHPNLHSWNALLSALSRSSALLPALSAAFLSMPSLSAMSRDSTVAPSRVTFSTMLVLSTSRLGPRFGRQIHCRILRSGLASCVFVASPLVDMYSKSGLADEAKRAFDEIGERNVVAYNTMITGLLRCGAVGDAKQLFDEMPERDSVSWTAVVAGLAQNGLESEAVDVFGRMRAAGVGIDQYTFGSVLAACGGLSALDRGKQIHAYIIRTHYQDNIFVGSALVDMYSKCRCVGPAESVFRKMPRKNIVSWTAMLVGYGQNGCNEEALRTFCEMEHNGIEPDDFTLGSVISSCANLASLEEGTQFHCRALVSGLISYLTVSNAIVTLYGKCGSIEDSHRLFDDMRIRDQVSWTALVSGYAQFGKAKETVELFEDMLANNVKPDGVTFIGVLSACSRAGLVEKGRSYFDSMVKDHGIVPITDHYTCMIDLFSRAGRLNEAEEFIKGMPCQPDAIGWATLLSSCRLRGNIEIGKWAAENLLETDPQNPASYVLLSSMYAAKGQWDEVSRLRRGMRDRRVKKEPGCSWIKYKNEVHIFSADDQSHPYSKRILEELDKLMDKMIEEGYKPDMSSVLHDVGEAEKIQMLGHHSEKLAIAFGLVFIPKGMPIRVVKNLRVCGDCHNATKFISKISGRDILVRDSVRFHKFSNGECSCGDFW; via the coding sequence ACAAATTACTACgccgccctcctcctccgcacCGGCGTCTCTCCCTCCCACGCCCACCTGCTCAAGCGGCTCCACTGCCGCGTCCTTAAGGCGCTctcccccttcccctcccccttcCTCCCCAACGCCCTCATCTCCGCCTACGCCCGCGCCCTCTCCCCCGCCTACGCCCGCCGCGTGTTCGACCAAATTCCCCACCCGAACCTCCACTCCTGGAACGCCCTCCTCTCCGCCCTCTCCCGCTCCTCCGCCCTCCTCCCCGCCCTCTCCGCCGCCTTCCTCTCCATGCCCTCCCTCAGCGCCATGTCCCGGGACTCCACCGTCGCCCCCTCCCGCGTCACCTTCTCCACCATGCTCGTCCTCTCCACCTCCCGCTTGGGCCCCCGCTTCGGCCGCCAGATCCATTGCCGAATTCTCCGCTCCGGGCTCGCGTCCTGCGTCTTCGTCGCGAGCCCGCTCGTCGACATGTACTCCAAGTCCGGACTCGCCGACGAGGCGAAGAGAGCCTTCGACGAGATCGGGGAGAGGAACGTGGTCGCATACAATACCATGATCACGGGCTTGCTCCGGTGCGGCGCGGTCGGGGACGCGAAGCagctgttcgacgaaatgcctgAGAGGGACTCGGTTTCATGGACCGCGGTGGTCGCGGGGCTCGCGCAGAACGGGTTGGAATCGGAGGCGGTCGATGTGTTCGGGAGGATGCGAGCCGCGGGCGTCGGCATCGATCAGTACACTTTCGGGAGCGTTCTCGCTGCCTGCGGCGGCCTCTCGGCATTGGACCGAGGGAAGCAGATTCATGCTTATATAATTAGGACCCACTATCAAGATAACATTTTTGTCGGCAGCGCTCTTGTCGATATGTACTCAAAGTGCAGGTGCGTTGGGCCAGCAGAATCAGTTTTTAGGAAGATGCCGCGTAAGAACATAGTGTCGTGGACGGCGATGCTCGTTGGGTACGGGCAAAACGGGTGTAACGAGGAAGCTTTGAGGACCTTCTGTGAAATGGAACATAACGGCATCGAGCCGGATGATTTCACCCTAGGGAGCGTAATTAGCTCCTGCGCCAACTTAGCGAGTCTAGAGGAGGGCACGCAGTTCCACTGTCGAGCGCTTGTCTCGGGGTTGATATCGTACCTTACTGTGTCCAATGCAATCGTCACCTTGTATGGTAAGTGCGGGAGCATCGAGGACTCGCACCGCCTGTTCGACGACATGCGTATAAGGGATCAGGTCTCGTGGACCGCGCTGGTCTCGGGGTATGCCCAATTTGGGAAGGCGAAAGAAACTGTAGAGTTGTTCGAAGACATGTTGGCTAATAATGTGAAGCCCGATGGGGTCACGTTTATCGGCGTCCTTTCTGCTTGTAGTCGAGCCGGGCTGGTGGAGAAAGGGCGTAGTTACTTCGATTCCATGGTGAAAGACCATGGTATCGTCCCGATAACCGATCACTATACTTGTATGATCGATTTGTTTAGCAGAGCGGGGAGGTTAAACGAGGCCGAGGAATTTATAAAGGGAATGCCGTGCCAACCCGACGCAATTGGATGGGCAACATTGTTAAGTTCATGCAGACTTCGGGGCAATATAGAAATTGGGAAATGGGCCGCCGAGAACCTCTTAGAAACCGACCCACAAAACCCCGCGAGCTATGTATTACTATCCAGTATGTATGCTGCTAAAGGCCAATGGGACGAGGTATCCCGGTTGCGGCGAGGAATGAGAGATAGGAGGGTAAAGAAGGAGCCCGGATGTAGCTGGATTAAGTATAAGAATGAAGTTCACATTTTTTCAGCTGATGATCAGTCCCACCCCTATTCAAAGAGGATATTAGAGGAATTAGATAAGCTTATGGATAAGATGATCGAAGAAGGATATAAGCCTGATATGAGCTCCGTGTTGCATGATGTAGGGGAAGCAGAGAAGATACAAATGCTTGGTCACCATAGCGAGAAGCTCGCGATAGCTTTTGGATTGGTTTTTATCCCAAAGGGAATGCCAATAAGGGTAGTTAAGAACCTGCGTGTATGCGGTGATTGTCACAACGCGACTAAGTTCATTTCGAAGATATCTGGACGGGATATTCTTGTTAGGGATTCTGTTAGGTTTCACAAGTTCAGTAATGGGGAGTGCTCTTGTGGGGACTTCTGGTAA